From the genome of Virgibacillus siamensis, one region includes:
- a CDS encoding carbohydrate ABC transporter permease, producing the protein MVQSKKQKYLFLAFCLVPTFIMFSIFTLYPLFSGLYYSFFEWSGSSQVKEFVGFENYIALFEDEIIPATIWHDYFLVITKVIGIMVMALFIAVALTQLKIKEAPFYRIIFFFPNIMSVVVIGILWTFIYNPSLGLINSGLEFIGLESWAKPWLGSENWALTSLVLPSIWAGIGLFMLLLMGGIANISKSYYEAAEIDGANEWQQFWKVTLPLVWPQIKISILYIVITTLNGSFIIVQIMTEGGPNNATHVMGSYLYEQAFVQYNFGYGATIGVMILILSLITVLILQFLMRRDKVEY; encoded by the coding sequence ATGGTACAGTCTAAAAAGCAAAAATACCTGTTTTTGGCCTTTTGTCTTGTTCCTACTTTTATCATGTTTAGTATTTTTACACTGTATCCATTATTCAGTGGTTTATATTATTCATTTTTTGAGTGGTCCGGGTCTTCACAGGTTAAAGAATTTGTCGGATTCGAAAACTACATAGCATTGTTTGAGGATGAAATCATACCTGCAACCATATGGCATGATTATTTTCTGGTTATTACAAAAGTGATAGGTATTATGGTTATGGCATTGTTTATTGCTGTTGCCCTGACACAATTGAAAATAAAAGAAGCACCATTTTATCGGATTATCTTTTTCTTTCCAAACATTATGTCGGTAGTTGTCATCGGGATTTTATGGACATTTATCTATAATCCGAGTCTTGGACTGATTAATTCCGGATTGGAGTTCATCGGTCTCGAAAGCTGGGCAAAACCCTGGCTTGGGAGTGAAAACTGGGCATTGACAAGTCTTGTTCTGCCATCCATTTGGGCCGGGATTGGTTTGTTTATGCTGCTTTTGATGGGCGGGATTGCGAATATATCCAAAAGTTATTATGAGGCAGCTGAAATCGATGGGGCAAACGAATGGCAGCAATTTTGGAAAGTGACGTTACCGCTTGTATGGCCGCAAATCAAAATCTCCATTCTGTATATTGTTATTACAACGTTAAATGGCTCCTTCATTATTGTTCAGATCATGACAGAAGGTGGACCAAATAACGCTACACATGTTATGGGCTCCTATTTATACGAACAAGCATTTGTGCAATATAATTTCGGTTATGGAGCAACGATTGGTGTTATGATTTTAATTCTTTCGCTCATTACCGTATTAATTCTGCAATTCCTGATGCGGCGGGATAAGGTAGAGTACTAG
- a CDS encoding flavodoxin — MGKVLMLFASMTGNTELMAEIITDVLEAKGYTVETKTFDLDAIDVEELLDYDGVLVGTYSWDDGELPYEVEDFYDELDDVDITGKVIGVFGSGDSFYDSFGGAANLLGDRFEQKGADLVPERLIVDMEPDKDDVVRCQNYAEVFCKMVENTNGD; from the coding sequence TTGGGAAAGGTTTTGATGCTGTTTGCAAGCATGACCGGTAATACGGAATTGATGGCAGAAATTATAACTGATGTGCTGGAAGCAAAGGGATATACGGTCGAAACAAAAACATTCGATCTGGATGCTATAGATGTGGAAGAACTTTTGGATTATGATGGTGTGCTTGTCGGGACCTATTCATGGGATGATGGGGAACTGCCATATGAGGTGGAAGATTTCTATGATGAACTGGATGACGTGGACATTACGGGAAAGGTTATCGGTGTGTTCGGGTCAGGAGATTCTTTTTATGATTCATTCGGCGGTGCGGCGAACCTGCTGGGGGATAGGTTTGAGCAAAAAGGCGCCGACCTTGTGCCGGAACGGTTGATTGTAGACATGGAACCTGACAAAGATGATGTTGTAAGATGCCAGAATTATGCCGAAGTATTTTGTAAAATGGTGGAAAATACAAACGGGGATTAA
- a CDS encoding MurR/RpiR family transcriptional regulator, with protein sequence MSHVKGGLVILKEMVHALPPSEQKIANYILNHPKESIMLTALTLGERSKTSSAAVIRLCKSLGFNGFQELKIRVAGDLQEESVKGYRDIEPNDAFNNIIDKVTSNTIQTLKETVDIMREDNLKAAVAALSNAKSVILLGFGASFIAAKDAEQKFIRINKHAQAFSDVHMAATSIANKGQDDLVVGISFSGKTKEVTRLLELAKQKNVKTIGITKYGKSPVSNCSDIRLYTSAAREAAFRSGATSSRIAQLHIIDILFMCLASEEYEETVKHLDETREAVAFLKER encoded by the coding sequence ATGTCACACGTAAAAGGCGGTCTGGTTATTTTAAAAGAAATGGTTCACGCACTGCCGCCATCTGAGCAAAAAATCGCAAACTATATTTTGAATCATCCAAAAGAGTCTATTATGCTGACGGCATTAACGCTTGGAGAAAGAAGCAAAACGTCAAGCGCAGCGGTTATCCGGCTATGTAAATCGCTCGGCTTTAATGGTTTTCAGGAATTGAAAATCCGGGTGGCCGGTGATTTACAGGAGGAATCAGTAAAAGGATACAGGGATATCGAACCGAATGATGCGTTTAATAATATTATTGATAAGGTTACGTCCAATACGATCCAAACCCTTAAGGAAACCGTTGACATTATGAGGGAAGATAATTTGAAAGCCGCAGTCGCAGCACTTTCGAATGCGAAATCAGTCATTTTGCTTGGTTTTGGTGCATCATTTATTGCCGCGAAAGATGCGGAACAGAAATTTATTCGGATTAACAAACATGCTCAGGCCTTCTCGGATGTGCATATGGCAGCAACTTCAATAGCCAACAAAGGACAGGATGATCTTGTTGTCGGTATTTCTTTTTCCGGAAAAACAAAAGAAGTAACAAGACTGCTGGAACTTGCAAAACAAAAAAACGTTAAAACGATAGGCATTACAAAGTATGGAAAATCGCCGGTCAGCAATTGTTCAGATATCAGATTGTATACATCCGCAGCTCGTGAGGCTGCTTTTCGAAGTGGAGCGACCTCATCACGAATTGCCCAGTTGCACATCATCGATATATTGTTCATGTGTCTCGCATCGGAAGAATATGAAGAAACGGTTAAACATCTTGATGAGACAAGGGAAGCGGTAGCCTTTTTGAAGGAAAGATGA
- a CDS encoding extracellular solute-binding protein encodes MAMLILVLAAGCSSGEESDKGSSNDKTASDGKVNGTLEIQYFVGGYGDSWWKEVIGDFEEKYPDVKIVQHAGPNINEEMRSRWVSGDPPDVVYIDGAGSSETQMVEDGQLMDLSEWVKGIKLEDGTPLTESFIVDPATYDGKIYSLPLVFDTWGTWYDKAWFEKKGWKVPTDFESFMSTMGEIKDSEGIAPFVTTGKYPYYFLRGMLYPAFGAAGGNELLNDVITGAEGAWTSDKVLEVMKKVEKMAEKGYIDPGFGALNHTQSQMNFLLHKNAFIPVGFWLPNEMEKDKPEGFQYGFIPSPMNESGEPMAIVPDLRPLAIAEEAENPEAAKAFVEFVFTKEYAKLFSEHTGAIMNLKGVDLASNDKVPQYLIDANKMINNPDKVKIYHKPHPMSADLETPISNALVSLMLGNISAEEFTQKAEEAAAEYRESK; translated from the coding sequence ATGGCCATGCTTATCTTAGTTTTGGCTGCAGGCTGTTCGTCTGGTGAAGAATCAGATAAAGGTTCATCCAATGACAAAACAGCCAGTGACGGCAAAGTAAATGGAACGCTGGAAATTCAATATTTTGTCGGCGGATATGGGGATTCATGGTGGAAGGAAGTCATTGGAGATTTTGAAGAGAAATATCCGGATGTTAAAATTGTCCAGCATGCCGGCCCGAATATTAATGAAGAAATGAGATCGCGCTGGGTATCCGGGGATCCGCCTGATGTTGTATACATTGACGGTGCAGGTTCGAGTGAAACGCAGATGGTAGAAGATGGACAGCTCATGGATCTGTCTGAATGGGTTAAAGGTATCAAGCTGGAAGATGGAACACCGTTGACGGAAAGTTTTATCGTGGATCCGGCGACATATGACGGTAAAATATACAGCCTTCCATTAGTTTTTGATACGTGGGGAACATGGTATGACAAAGCATGGTTTGAAAAGAAAGGCTGGAAAGTACCGACTGATTTTGAAAGCTTTATGAGTACAATGGGAGAAATCAAAGATTCGGAAGGTATTGCACCGTTCGTAACTACTGGTAAATACCCGTATTACTTCCTGCGCGGTATGCTATATCCGGCATTTGGCGCAGCAGGCGGCAACGAGCTGCTGAATGACGTAATTACCGGTGCGGAAGGAGCATGGACCAGCGATAAAGTACTGGAAGTCATGAAAAAAGTAGAAAAAATGGCTGAAAAGGGATATATTGATCCAGGTTTTGGTGCATTGAACCATACACAATCGCAAATGAACTTTTTGCTTCATAAAAATGCCTTCATTCCGGTCGGTTTCTGGCTTCCGAATGAAATGGAAAAGGATAAACCAGAAGGATTCCAGTATGGCTTTATTCCATCACCAATGAATGAATCCGGTGAACCGATGGCAATTGTTCCGGATTTACGTCCATTAGCTATTGCGGAGGAAGCAGAAAATCCGGAAGCTGCAAAAGCATTTGTTGAATTTGTTTTCACAAAAGAATATGCAAAACTTTTCTCTGAGCATACAGGTGCAATAATGAACCTGAAAGGTGTTGATCTTGCATCCAATGATAAGGTGCCGCAATATTTAATTGATGCCAATAAAATGATCAACAATCCGGATAAAGTTAAAATTTATCACAAACCGCACCCGATGAGCGCAGATTTGGAAACACCAATTAGTAATGCGCTGGTATCACTGATGCTCGGTAATATTTCCGCAGAGGAATTTACACAGAAAGCTGAAGAGGCCGCTGCTGAATATCGCGAGAGCAAATAA
- a CDS encoding N-acetylglucosamine kinase, with the protein MEYAAGIDGGGTKTVALLADMHGNIIARSAGGPANPNVVPYDNLLYTFNNLFDELEQQCPDAMQNVSVLFAGISGAGNAAAKYEIEAVLKQLLPKTTRIQIEADTINALYSGTYGDYGIVHISGTGSITYGINARGQHGRVGGWGYLFGDEGSGYEIGRQGIIHALKAQDGRGPDTVLLDKIYDHFREKNPYELVRKIYTAKIPKEKISPVSKLVFEAYRKSDSVATHIIADAADEISMSIRTLYNNMFNQHDSVRAVLCGGIFYETDIIPPLLYEKLTDCSKIELSIPKLNPAGGSLIGAYLMKDQQLDNTVIESLISNESR; encoded by the coding sequence ATGGAATATGCAGCAGGTATTGACGGGGGTGGGACAAAGACGGTTGCTTTACTAGCGGATATGCATGGGAATATTATTGCGCGATCTGCGGGCGGACCGGCCAATCCCAATGTTGTGCCGTATGATAATCTTCTTTATACGTTCAACAACCTATTCGATGAGCTTGAACAGCAGTGTCCGGATGCAATGCAAAATGTAAGCGTTTTATTCGCGGGCATTTCAGGTGCAGGCAATGCGGCTGCCAAATATGAAATTGAAGCTGTGCTTAAACAGTTGCTTCCGAAAACAACAAGGATACAAATTGAAGCAGATACAATCAATGCGCTTTACTCGGGCACCTATGGGGATTATGGCATTGTCCACATTTCCGGAACCGGTTCCATAACATACGGAATTAATGCACGAGGACAACATGGCCGGGTTGGTGGCTGGGGATATTTGTTTGGTGATGAAGGAAGCGGGTATGAAATTGGCAGGCAAGGAATCATCCATGCATTAAAGGCACAGGACGGCCGGGGACCAGATACAGTTTTGCTTGATAAAATTTATGATCACTTCCGTGAAAAAAACCCATATGAACTGGTACGAAAAATTTACACAGCCAAAATACCTAAAGAAAAAATCTCTCCAGTATCAAAGCTGGTCTTTGAAGCTTACAGAAAAAGTGATTCTGTCGCAACACATATTATTGCTGATGCTGCTGATGAAATCAGTATGAGCATCCGTACACTGTACAACAATATGTTCAATCAACATGACAGTGTAAGGGCAGTCCTGTGCGGGGGGATTTTTTACGAAACGGATATTATCCCGCCATTATTGTATGAAAAATTGACAGACTGCAGCAAAATTGAGCTTTCTATACCTAAATTGAATCCTGCCGGCGGTTCGCTTATCGGTGCATATTTGATGAAAGATCAGCAGCTGGACAACACTGTCATTGAATCGCTAATTTCCAATGAAAGTAGGTAA
- the murQ gene encoding N-acetylmuramic acid 6-phosphate etherase translates to MELSKLTTEQRNRKSMMMDQMSTMEILKTINEEDKKVAFAVEKVLPQVTVAIENISDALKRGGRLFYAGAGTSGRLGIIDASECPPTFMTPPEMVQTVMAGGTDAFFHAVEGSEDNELQGKEDMKAKRLTDKDVVVGITASGRTPYPIGALKYAQETGAYTISLSCNSRSIISKYADSPIEVVVGPEILTGSTRMKAATAHKMILNMISTTTMVKLGKVHENLMVDVHASNFKLLERAKHTLMEITGVSYEKAEKTLASTNHQVKPAIVMIKGNVTYEEAKQAIDHSNGFVRDAIAYVSQHNV, encoded by the coding sequence ATGGAATTATCGAAACTGACAACTGAACAACGAAATAGGAAGAGTATGATGATGGATCAAATGTCTACAATGGAAATTCTGAAAACAATTAATGAAGAAGATAAGAAGGTAGCCTTTGCAGTTGAAAAGGTTTTACCTCAGGTCACAGTGGCCATTGAAAACATAAGTGATGCGCTTAAACGGGGCGGACGATTGTTTTATGCCGGTGCAGGCACCAGTGGACGGCTGGGTATCATCGATGCTTCCGAGTGTCCGCCAACCTTTATGACCCCGCCGGAGATGGTTCAGACCGTAATGGCAGGGGGAACAGATGCCTTCTTTCATGCCGTTGAAGGGTCTGAAGATAACGAACTACAAGGGAAAGAGGATATGAAGGCCAAAAGGCTGACGGATAAGGATGTAGTCGTTGGCATCACAGCAAGCGGCCGTACACCATATCCAATCGGTGCTTTAAAATATGCGCAGGAAACTGGGGCATACACTATTTCCCTTTCCTGTAACAGCCGATCCATAATCAGCAAGTATGCCGATTCTCCAATTGAAGTAGTCGTTGGACCGGAAATACTTACCGGTTCAACCAGAATGAAAGCAGCCACGGCACATAAAATGATTCTCAACATGATCAGCACAACAACGATGGTTAAACTTGGGAAAGTCCATGAAAATTTGATGGTGGATGTACATGCAAGCAATTTCAAACTACTTGAGCGGGCAAAACATACACTCATGGAAATTACAGGAGTGTCCTATGAAAAAGCCGAAAAGACCCTGGCATCAACGAATCATCAGGTTAAACCTGCAATAGTGATGATTAAAGGAAATGTTACATACGAAGAAGCGAAACAGGCGATTGACCATAGCAATGGCTTTGTCCGTGATGCAATTGCTTATGTTTCACAGCATAATGTCTGA
- a CDS encoding LacI family DNA-binding transcriptional regulator, with translation MVTIKDVAKATGVAPSTVSRVIADNPRISLDTKNKVRKAMKELGYHPNVNARNLAVKSTKAIGVIMPSSADKALQNPFFPEILRGIGSVTHGMGYSITLSSGITEDEIFDEVERMVYGSYVDGIILLYSRMNDRIMNFLYTKKFPFVVVGKPYEHAAEITHVDNDNFTAGKDITNHLIDTGHEKIAFIGGSKQLFVTMDREAGYESALNDAGKENSEAYKMHTEFLKSGGREAVERLLSLEIPPTGIVVSDDLMSLGVLSTLEESGYTVPDDISLVSFNNVYLSEITKPALTTVDIHIQKLGAESARALIERTVDKTVAARRVIVSHEIVYRNSVSEKEV, from the coding sequence TTGGTAACAATTAAAGATGTAGCAAAAGCAACGGGAGTGGCTCCCTCTACGGTATCCCGCGTGATTGCTGATAATCCGAGAATCAGCCTGGATACGAAAAATAAAGTCCGCAAAGCAATGAAGGAACTTGGTTATCACCCGAACGTAAATGCAAGGAATTTGGCAGTGAAATCCACGAAGGCAATTGGTGTTATTATGCCTTCATCTGCGGACAAAGCTTTGCAAAACCCTTTTTTCCCGGAAATACTTCGCGGCATCGGCTCGGTAACCCATGGGATGGGATATTCTATTACATTATCAAGTGGTATTACCGAAGATGAGATTTTCGATGAAGTAGAGCGGATGGTATATGGAAGCTATGTAGACGGCATCATTTTACTGTACTCACGTATGAATGACCGGATCATGAATTTTTTGTATACGAAAAAGTTCCCATTTGTGGTTGTTGGCAAGCCTTATGAGCATGCGGCTGAAATTACGCATGTCGATAATGATAACTTTACAGCCGGTAAAGATATTACCAATCATTTAATTGACACGGGACATGAAAAAATTGCATTTATTGGCGGATCAAAACAGTTATTCGTGACCATGGATCGTGAAGCAGGCTATGAATCCGCATTGAATGATGCCGGTAAGGAAAACAGTGAAGCGTATAAAATGCATACGGAATTTTTAAAATCAGGAGGTCGCGAGGCGGTAGAGCGGCTGCTGTCTTTGGAAATTCCGCCAACCGGTATTGTTGTCAGTGATGATTTAATGAGTCTTGGGGTTCTGAGCACGTTGGAAGAATCAGGATACACCGTTCCGGATGATATTTCCCTTGTCAGTTTTAACAATGTGTATTTATCAGAAATCACAAAACCTGCGCTGACAACCGTAGATATTCACATTCAGAAATTGGGAGCAGAATCGGCCCGGGCATTGATTGAAAGGACGGTCGATAAAACTGTCGCTGCCCGAAGAGTCATTGTATCGCATGAAATTGTATACCGGAATTCTGTCAGTGAAAAAGAAGTCTAA
- a CDS encoding carbohydrate ABC transporter permease produces the protein MKQNVGQIIARTGIRIPLILWSIAVLYPIIWMFIGAFKSNGEIYANPWGFPETWNFQNFVTAWTEYNIDTSVFNSLIVTAVGAMLTLVLAIPTAYALERIKFKGSNLLFTLYISAMMIPMVLGWIPLFFLLARFNLLDNIFGLAMVYAVSQLPFSIFVLTSFMSTIPKSLEESAAMDGMSPYRILWKIITPLSMSGIITVTIMNAIQFWNEYFMALIFLQTESNYTLALAIDYISSEAQYTNAWGTLFAGLVIAIVPVIILYAIFQQRIAKGMTEGAIKG, from the coding sequence ATGAAGCAAAATGTTGGTCAGATTATTGCGCGAACCGGGATAAGAATTCCGTTGATTTTATGGTCAATCGCTGTGTTATATCCAATCATTTGGATGTTTATTGGCGCATTCAAGTCAAATGGCGAGATATATGCAAATCCTTGGGGTTTTCCGGAAACATGGAATTTCCAGAACTTTGTAACCGCATGGACGGAATACAATATTGATACAAGTGTTTTTAACAGCTTAATCGTGACTGCTGTGGGGGCAATGCTAACTTTGGTGCTGGCAATTCCGACCGCCTATGCACTGGAGCGGATTAAATTTAAAGGGAGCAACCTTTTATTTACGTTGTATATTTCAGCCATGATGATTCCGATGGTGCTGGGCTGGATTCCATTATTTTTCCTGCTTGCCCGGTTTAATCTGCTGGATAATATCTTTGGACTGGCAATGGTATATGCCGTCAGCCAGCTGCCGTTTTCTATTTTTGTACTGACAAGTTTCATGAGTACGATTCCGAAGTCGTTGGAAGAATCGGCTGCAATGGATGGTATGTCACCATACCGGATTTTGTGGAAAATCATAACACCATTGTCGATGTCCGGCATTATTACCGTTACGATTATGAATGCTATTCAGTTTTGGAACGAGTATTTTATGGCGCTGATTTTCCTGCAGACGGAATCAAATTATACACTTGCACTGGCGATTGATTATATCAGCAGTGAAGCCCAATATACCAATGCATGGGGGACATTGTTTGCAGGTCTGGTCATTGCGATTGTACCGGTCATTATTCTGTATGCAATTTTCCAGCAGCGTATTGCAAAAGGTATGACAGAGGGTGCGATAAAAGGCTGA